One genomic region from Osmerus mordax isolate fOsmMor3 chromosome 4, fOsmMor3.pri, whole genome shotgun sequence encodes:
- the wnt7bb gene encoding protein Wnt-7b: MHRPLRRWSFNVFLCFGIIYLRLGALSSVVALGANIICNKIPGLAPRQRAICQSRPDAIIVVGEGAQLGINECQYQFRYGRWNCSALGERTVFGQELRVGSREAAFTYAITAAGVAHAITAACSQGNLSQCGCDREKQGYYNQEEGWKWGGCSADIKYGIEFSRRFVDAREIRKTPRRLMNLHNNEAGRKVLEERMKLECKCHGVSGSCTTKTCWTTLPKFREIGYVLKDKYNEAVHVEVVRASRLRQPTHLKVKKTQGYRKPMETDLVYIERSPNYCEEDAATGSVGTQGRLCNRTSPHTDGCDLMCCGRGYNTHQYTKVWQCNCKFQWCCFVKCNTCSERTEVFTCK; this comes from the exons GGCCCTGTCCTCCGTGGTGGCGCTGGGTGCCAACATCATCTGCAATAAGATCCCCGGCCTGGCGCCCCGCCAGAGGGCCATCTGTCAGAGCCGGCCGGACGCCATCATCGTGGTGGGCGAGGGCGCACAGCTGGGCATCAATGAGTGCCAGTACCAGTTCCGCTACGGCCGCTGGAACTGCTCCGCCCTGGGGGAGAGGACAGTGTTCGGGCAGGAGCTGCGAGTAG gCAGCAGGGAAGCGGCATTCACCTATGCCATCACTGCGGCGGGCGTGGCCCACGCCATCACGGCGGCATGCAGCCAGGGCAACCTGAGCCAGTGTGGCTGCGACCGGGAGAAGCAGGGCTACTACAaccaggaggagggctggaagtGGGGTGGCTGCTCGGCCGACATCAAGTACGGCATCGAGTTCTCCCGGCGCTTCGTGGACGCCCGGGAGATCAGGAAGACCCCGCGGCGGCTCATGAACCTGCACAACAACGAAGCGGGGAGGAAG gttctagaggagaggatgaagctgGAGTGTAAGTGTCATGGCGTCTCGGGCTCCTGCACCACCAAGACCTGCTGGACGACGCTCCCCAAGTTCCGGGAGATTGGCTACGTGCTGAAGGACAAGTACAACGAAGCGGTCCACGTGGAGGTGGTCCGGGCCAGCCGTCTGCGCCAGCCCACGCACCTCAAGGTGAAGAAGACCCAGGGCTACCGCAAGCCCATGGAGACGGACCTCGTCTACATCGAGAGGTCGCCCAATTACTGCGAGGAGGACGCCGCCACGGGCAGCGTGGGGACCCAGGGACGCCTCTGCAACCGCACCTCGCCGCACACGGACGGCTGCGACCTCATGTGCTGTGGGCGGGGCTACAACACGCACCAGTACACCAAAGTGTGGCAGTGCAACTGCAAGTTCCAGTGGTGCTGCTTCGTCAAGTGCAACACATGCAGCGAGAGGACCGAGGTGTTTACCTGCAAATAA